GGCGGCGACCACATGGTCGCGGTGCTCAAGAACCTCGACTACGCAAAGGACAAGGCTCTGGCCGAGCAGATGGACATGGTCGTTCTGGGCACCGGCAACGCCGACCACAAGCGCGATTTCGAGGAGATCACCGCCCGCTTCGCCGGCAGCCGTTTCACGGTGAAGTACTTCGAGGTCATGGACCGCGCCGGCTACCTGCAGATCGGCGCCAAGCCCGCCGCCCCGATCGGCAAACTCTGCGGCTGCGACAACGTCGGTTCCCGCCCCTTCCAGCACCTTCACATCACCCCGCACGGCAAGTGCGTCCTGTGCTGCGAGGACTACGACGAGAAGTACGAAGTCGGCGACCTGAACGTCGAATCCGTCGCCGACGTCCTCTCCGGCCCCAAGCTCGCCCAGATGCGCCGTTGGGTCTACGGCGTCGAGGAAGCCCCGGCGAACTTCATCTGCCGCGGCTGCACCTTCGCGCTGACGCGGCCGGAGTAGCTACGGCCGATCCCACCGATCGATACATTCGGCAGTCCGCCGTGCCGCTCAGGCATCGGGCGGCACCCGAGAGACCGTCTTGACCGCAGTCCGGCCGACCCTCGACGTCGAGACTGCGCGCCGCCGGGTAGCGGCGCACGGGCGCTGGTTCCACGAGATCGAGGTGGCTCCCGGTGTGATCACGCCGGGCGAGGATTCGAACCGGCTCAAGTTGCCGCTGCTCGACGAGCTCGGCCTTCCCGGAGATGCGCACGGGCTGCGGGTGCTCGACCTCGGCTGCTCTGACGGCTTCTTCTCGTTCGAGATGGAGAAACGGGGGGCCCAGGTCGTCGCCGCCGACTTCGTCGCCGAGACCGCAACCGGCTTCGCGGTGGCCCGCGAGCTCCTGGGGAGCCGGGTCGAGTACTGGACGGAGAATGTCTACAACCTCGACCCAAAGAGACACGGCAAGTTCGACGTGATTCTATTCCTGGGCGTGCTTTATCACCTGCGCAAACCCCTCGCGGCGCTCGACGCGATCCGGGGCGTGCTCAACGAAGGCGGCCGGCTATTCCTGGCTACCCTGCTGATCGACGACTTCGTCCTCCTGCCCGGAGGCACTACGACCACTCTCGCGGCTCTCAACCCTGCTCTCTCCTCGCTCGCCCTCTGGCAGGCCTATCCGGGCGACAGCCTCAACGGCGATTTCACCAACTGCTTCGCGCCCAATCGCCGGGGACTCGAGGTCGCGCTGGAAGAGGCCCAGTTCGAAGTCGAGGAGATCCGCCAGCTCGC
Above is a window of Thermoanaerobaculia bacterium DNA encoding:
- a CDS encoding methyltransferase domain-containing protein codes for the protein MTAVRPTLDVETARRRVAAHGRWFHEIEVAPGVITPGEDSNRLKLPLLDELGLPGDAHGLRVLDLGCSDGFFSFEMEKRGAQVVAADFVAETATGFAVARELLGSRVEYWTENVYNLDPKRHGKFDVILFLGVLYHLRKPLAALDAIRGVLNEGGRLFLATLLIDDFVLLPGGTTTTLAALNPALSSLALWQAYPGDSLNGDFTNCFAPNRRGLEVALEEAQFEVEEIRQLAMGGYVRARAIEEPRSALYQQLDARLENAPLDPSVPYFLDRDPGKLTLTGPRKRSDPEEPQQE